From a region of the Deltaproteobacteria bacterium genome:
- a CDS encoding sugar ABC transporter permease — protein MLDTLIQALKKNLRSYILIIALVAIWLAFGMAAPGYWTADHIQSVVTQMAIIAIMACGMVFVIVTGGIDLSVGFGAGFVSVVGAALLYYGTIEEPLVKMFPDMSEGAVAITVTIVVIILSIILGILIGLFQGSLIAYLKVPPFIVTLGGMYIFKSGILIVTQGKTLFFSNESFKFIAQGFIPPIAGLILAALVTLILFVYVLASRKRKIKHGIDVGSLTIDIIKTSFSALLIFGYVLIVNRTFDEEAIPEISGVPFLVIILAIIFTLMSYISTNTRFGRYTYAIGGNREAARLSGINIDKTILMVYVAMGILVAVSGIALAAYVGSGTTSAGQGYELDVIASCILGGTSTLGGEGSVFGAIVGALIMQSLSNGLQMMNVSSNFQYLIKGLVLILAVLADISMKKKHA, from the coding sequence ATGCTCGACACTCTTATTCAAGCTCTAAAGAAAAATCTACGCTCATATATTCTCATTATTGCTTTAGTAGCGATATGGCTAGCCTTTGGTATGGCCGCGCCAGGATATTGGACAGCTGACCACATCCAATCAGTAGTTACTCAAATGGCGATTATAGCCATTATGGCTTGCGGTATGGTCTTTGTCATTGTTACCGGTGGTATTGACTTGTCTGTTGGTTTTGGCGCGGGATTCGTCTCAGTTGTTGGTGCGGCGCTACTTTATTACGGCACCATCGAAGAGCCCTTAGTAAAAATGTTTCCTGATATGAGCGAAGGTGCCGTAGCTATAACTGTCACTATAGTTGTTATAATTTTATCTATTATTCTTGGTATTTTAATTGGTCTATTTCAGGGTTCGCTTATCGCTTATCTTAAAGTTCCACCTTTTATTGTTACCTTGGGTGGTATGTATATTTTTAAATCTGGTATTTTAATAGTTACCCAAGGTAAAACGCTTTTCTTCTCAAATGAAAGTTTTAAATTTATTGCCCAAGGATTTATACCTCCTATTGCAGGCTTAATTTTAGCGGCATTAGTTACACTTATCCTTTTTGTTTATGTGCTAGCTTCACGTAAACGCAAAATCAAACATGGTATTGACGTAGGCTCACTTACTATCGATATAATTAAAACATCCTTCAGCGCCTTGCTTATATTTGGCTACGTGTTAATCGTTAACCGTACATTTGATGAAGAAGCTATTCCTGAAATTAGTGGCGTTCCTTTTCTAGTTATCATTTTAGCGATTATTTTCACCCTAATGAGCTATATATCAACCAATACCCGTTTCGGTCGTTATACCTATGCTATTGGCGGTAATCGTGAAGCCGCAAGATTATCAGGTATTAATATCGATAAAACAATTCTCATGGTTTACGTGGCTATGGGAATTTTGGTCGCCGTTTCTGGTATCGCCTTAGCTGCTTATGTTGGCTCTGGCACTACTAGTGCTGGTCAAGGATATGAACTTGACGTCATTGCCAGTTGTATTCTTGGTGGCACTTCAACCTTAGGTGGTGAAGGCTCGGTCTTCGGTGCCATTGTCGGTGCCTTAATTATGCAGTCGTTATCAAACGGTTTGCAAATGATGAATGTAAGTTCAAACTTTCAATATCTTATCAAAGGTTTGGTGTTAATTTTAGCAGTCTTGGCCGATATCTCCATGAAGAAAAAACACGCTTAA
- a CDS encoding protein kinase, with product MGDNVGKYQLIAQIGEVFPHRVNVAACKGSGNSKQLVLVRYPLPGVLGGPDERLRLLTTVRNLKRANHNNLAIVYDVEGDPYSLSFVSEYLAGQNFALLLEASRAIRNAFPHTLLLRMVLDVLSALEYLHQLRGPAGEFLSIVHGGIHPRNIVVTYDGVTKVVGLESAGIRVDLRREGSADPNAPFYAAPEQLTSRTITNRTDIFAVGALIWEIIARGPLLKGTQEVVKQKFESGSLPNINSIVRGVPEMLQNILDRSLRINPQERYASAKEMQNDIESYLASTGKTISQNQIAERMRTVFAQEAEHARRCAIAWIDEAIRLDDPDELEEVDDVDEVDDLDVVDSGEHAPTAGSMGPGGWLGASAVKPPSLSPSSVPPPASAINYADLEAARVASRSLILSSSANYVEPISPRRWSRLLVGAAIGAVLAFVAVGVVLASGIVLRWSGVQLQPAPAVMPANTADSTNANSNLGTEPNLIKPPKVVQPPPPEPVQSATVRLDSDPSDAEVEWQGKVVGHTPMQLTVPLGLQVFTLSLDDYRRKDVAIDTAVATGPDGFYTLVELELKKKATSSSRSKTRTARTPRRLTPPKKPIPVNASTPIIPSEPSTAVTPTTPEPEPVVPVKPPPKKIKPKIRTITADSPTIKTIDEEESGKKPKVKVLGND from the coding sequence ATGGGTGACAATGTAGGCAAATATCAGCTGATCGCCCAGATTGGTGAGGTATTTCCTCATCGTGTAAATGTGGCTGCTTGTAAAGGATCAGGCAATAGCAAGCAATTAGTTTTAGTACGATATCCACTGCCAGGGGTTTTAGGTGGACCTGACGAAAGATTGCGCTTGCTAACTACAGTTCGTAACTTAAAACGTGCCAATCATAACAATCTAGCCATTGTTTACGATGTTGAGGGTGATCCATACAGCTTATCTTTTGTAAGCGAGTATCTAGCTGGTCAGAACTTTGCCTTACTGCTAGAGGCGTCACGTGCTATTCGTAATGCTTTTCCGCATACGCTTCTATTACGTATGGTTTTAGATGTTCTATCAGCCCTCGAATATTTACATCAGCTGCGGGGACCTGCAGGTGAATTTTTAAGCATTGTGCATGGAGGTATTCATCCGCGCAACATTGTGGTTACTTACGATGGTGTAACTAAAGTTGTTGGCTTAGAAAGTGCTGGTATTAGAGTTGATTTACGACGTGAGGGTTCAGCTGATCCCAATGCCCCGTTTTATGCCGCGCCTGAACAACTAACTTCTCGTACGATCACTAATCGTACAGACATTTTTGCAGTTGGTGCGCTGATTTGGGAGATTATTGCACGTGGGCCGTTACTTAAAGGCACTCAAGAAGTAGTTAAGCAAAAATTCGAATCTGGTTCGCTTCCGAATATAAATAGTATTGTACGCGGCGTACCAGAAATGCTGCAAAATATACTTGATCGTTCTTTGCGTATTAATCCGCAAGAGCGCTATGCCAGCGCCAAAGAGATGCAAAATGATATTGAGAGTTATCTTGCATCTACAGGCAAAACTATCTCGCAAAATCAGATTGCTGAGCGTATGCGTACAGTATTTGCACAAGAAGCTGAGCATGCTCGGCGTTGCGCAATAGCCTGGATCGACGAAGCTATCAGGCTTGATGATCCTGATGAACTTGAAGAAGTTGATGATGTAGATGAGGTTGACGACCTTGATGTTGTTGATAGTGGCGAGCATGCACCTACGGCTGGTTCTATGGGACCTGGAGGGTGGCTTGGTGCATCGGCAGTTAAGCCACCATCGTTATCACCATCGTCAGTGCCACCACCTGCGTCAGCTATTAATTATGCAGATTTAGAAGCCGCAAGAGTGGCTAGTCGCAGTCTTATTTTATCATCGTCGGCCAATTATGTTGAACCAATATCACCACGGCGTTGGTCGCGCTTACTCGTTGGTGCAGCTATTGGGGCAGTGCTTGCTTTTGTTGCAGTTGGAGTAGTTTTGGCTAGTGGTATTGTTTTACGCTGGTCTGGTGTACAACTTCAACCGGCACCCGCAGTGATGCCAGCAAATACAGCAGATTCTACTAATGCCAATAGCAACTTAGGCACAGAACCAAACCTTATAAAACCACCAAAAGTTGTACAGCCACCCCCACCAGAACCAGTCCAATCGGCCACGGTGCGACTTGATAGTGATCCAAGTGATGCCGAAGTTGAATGGCAAGGAAAAGTTGTTGGCCATACCCCGATGCAGTTGACCGTACCTTTAGGATTACAAGTTTTTACTTTATCGCTTGATGATTATAGACGTAAAGACGTAGCGATCGATACTGCGGTAGCGACGGGGCCGGATGGTTTTTATACCCTGGTAGAATTAGAGCTTAAAAAGAAGGCAACATCTTCATCGCGAAGTAAAACACGCACTGCACGAACACCACGACGTTTAACACCACCCAAGAAACCCATACCAGTTAATGCATCAACACCAATAATACCGAGCGAGCCATCAACAGCAGTAACACCGACTACACCAGAACCAGAGCCAGTTGTTCCGGTAAAGCCGCCGCCTAAAAAAATAAAACCAAAAATACGTACAATTACAGCTGATAGTCCTACTATTAAAACTATTGATGAAGAAGAATCTGGCAAAAAACCTAAGGTGAAGGTACTTGGTAATGACTAG
- a CDS encoding ABC transporter substrate-binding protein encodes MKLRQAAILRILALASAGTFFLVGCGAILGIEDRKKAPEGRCEGTIQLRILGDQSSNISEIGIPATAGVIDYLELLNDNGGIRGCQIDYEYVDGGNDTGKSNSIYSSWKLSAEWSQVSAIFTLGNVSLKAIGPTASNDNQVVVGIANNGDCAAPSSKTYSVTVPSLDNTFNLTSITNTLGSNGYPYVFFQPTDSSSAARIAMNYIAEQSGKRVGFFACSNDLCSIPTKAAKVQIANEISGVAIGRDLVLSLDGNQTDYNTIIYDYLEAEVVHKDTVADYQMVDWIWIGNTRKTAQLAINAINNAIEAIRVETHNHDVLNFDVKIIANNWSFDERFIITALNNSLNNRSRLHGIQSMPFYHDTSVTGMTIVEEAMAAKRQWSSFKPAGLSNSDYEVIEYVYGVTAVMAWKLAAERLIDSLGSVTPEQVKGEALKNSFESFNEVYLEGLTASPITYTSSDHRPQATVAIYYIGNDNKQKIDDSLPLVLKDEWLGW; translated from the coding sequence GTGAAACTACGACAAGCAGCGATTTTGAGGATATTGGCGTTAGCGAGTGCAGGCACATTTTTTCTCGTCGGTTGTGGGGCGATACTTGGTATAGAAGATCGCAAGAAAGCTCCTGAAGGCCGTTGTGAAGGCACAATTCAATTACGTATTCTTGGTGATCAGTCGAGTAATATAAGTGAGATTGGCATACCTGCAACTGCAGGGGTTATCGATTACTTAGAGCTACTTAACGACAATGGCGGTATACGGGGTTGTCAAATCGATTATGAGTATGTTGATGGTGGTAATGATACTGGTAAAAGTAATAGTATTTATTCTAGCTGGAAGCTTAGTGCAGAATGGTCACAGGTTTCTGCAATTTTTACTCTGGGCAATGTTTCATTAAAAGCCATTGGTCCAACAGCTTCTAATGATAATCAAGTTGTTGTTGGTATTGCTAATAATGGTGATTGCGCGGCTCCGAGTAGTAAAACTTATTCGGTAACTGTACCAAGTTTAGATAATACATTTAACCTGACTAGCATTACTAATACCTTGGGATCAAATGGCTATCCTTACGTATTTTTTCAGCCTACCGATAGTTCTTCTGCAGCGCGTATAGCCATGAATTATATAGCAGAACAATCTGGCAAACGGGTTGGTTTTTTTGCTTGCAGTAATGATCTTTGTTCTATCCCGACAAAGGCTGCAAAAGTACAAATTGCCAATGAGATTAGTGGGGTAGCAATCGGTCGCGATTTAGTCTTGTCATTAGATGGCAATCAGACCGATTATAATACGATTATTTATGATTACTTAGAGGCCGAAGTTGTTCATAAAGATACTGTTGCCGATTACCAGATGGTTGACTGGATATGGATTGGCAATACTCGCAAAACGGCTCAGCTAGCTATTAACGCAATTAATAACGCAATCGAAGCTATTAGAGTTGAGACACATAATCATGATGTACTTAACTTTGATGTTAAAATTATAGCCAATAATTGGTCATTTGATGAGCGTTTTATTATTACTGCCTTAAATAACAGCCTAAATAATCGTTCAAGGTTGCATGGCATACAATCTATGCCTTTTTATCATGATACTTCGGTTACCGGAATGACAATTGTTGAAGAAGCAATGGCTGCAAAACGTCAATGGTCGAGTTTTAAACCAGCAGGCTTATCAAACTCTGATTATGAAGTAATCGAATATGTTTATGGTGTAACTGCAGTAATGGCATGGAAACTTGCAGCAGAACGACTTATTGATTCACTGGGGAGTGTAACCCCGGAACAAGTCAAGGGTGAAGCTTTGAAAAATTCTTTTGAATCGTTTAATGAGGTATATCTTGAGGGTCTGACGGCTTCACCTATTACATATACAAGTAGTGATCATCGTCCACAGGCTACTGTAGCTATTTATTATATTGGTAATGATAATAAACAAAAAATAGATGATAGTTTGCCTTTAGTACTAAAAGATGAGTGGCTTGGGTGGTAA
- a CDS encoding substrate-binding domain-containing protein, with amino-acid sequence MPAVYGIAASSHHLRRYRVKRVALFSLTLAAIFGIASLSQAKTKIGLSFSDFATERWARERDQMTKILQDKGFEVLSQEANHDAKLQNDQIKNMVTQGAKVIIVVAEDGDAAATAVNDVAKKGVKVIAYDRLIKTSKIAAYVSFDNVDVGRNQAKGVLAAKDSGDFVLLGGSPTDNNAHLFRKGQMEVLDPLIKKGKIKVVADQWVDNWDAANAKKLMENIITATGKKFDAVVASNDGTALGAIEAMRAVGMAGKVPISGQDATEAGCNSIARGELTVTILKDTRDLVPLACDLAAKLAKKQKIPGLKNFKLADLTGDKKAKGNVACKFLQVHQVTKDNLKKLVVDSGFQPYEGVYKDIPNPPAK; translated from the coding sequence ATGCCCGCGGTGTATGGCATAGCCGCTAGTAGTCACCATTTAAGGAGGTATAGAGTGAAAAGAGTTGCCCTGTTTTCTCTTACGCTCGCCGCGATCTTCGGTATCGCGTCATTGAGCCAAGCTAAAACCAAAATCGGTTTATCGTTCTCAGATTTCGCTACTGAACGTTGGGCTCGTGAACGTGATCAAATGACGAAGATTCTTCAAGACAAAGGTTTTGAAGTTCTCAGTCAAGAGGCTAACCATGATGCCAAGCTCCAAAATGACCAAATTAAAAATATGGTCACCCAAGGTGCTAAGGTAATTATTGTGGTCGCTGAAGATGGCGATGCGGCAGCAACAGCAGTTAACGATGTCGCTAAAAAAGGCGTTAAAGTTATTGCTTATGACCGCCTTATTAAGACATCAAAAATCGCTGCTTACGTGTCATTTGACAATGTTGACGTAGGTCGCAATCAAGCCAAAGGTGTTTTAGCTGCTAAAGATTCTGGTGATTTCGTATTATTAGGTGGCAGCCCAACTGACAACAACGCTCATCTGTTCCGCAAAGGCCAGATGGAAGTTCTCGATCCATTAATCAAAAAAGGCAAAATCAAAGTCGTTGCCGATCAATGGGTTGACAATTGGGACGCAGCTAATGCCAAGAAGCTAATGGAAAACATCATTACCGCTACTGGCAAAAAATTTGATGCCGTTGTTGCTTCAAACGACGGAACCGCCCTTGGTGCTATCGAAGCTATGCGCGCTGTTGGTATGGCTGGTAAAGTACCGATTTCAGGTCAAGATGCTACCGAAGCTGGTTGCAACTCAATCGCTCGTGGCGAACTCACTGTAACCATTCTTAAAGACACTCGTGACCTTGTTCCATTAGCATGCGATCTTGCTGCAAAACTTGCTAAGAAACAAAAAATCCCCGGCTTAAAGAACTTCAAACTTGCTGATCTTACCGGCGACAAAAAAGCCAAAGGCAATGTTGCTTGCAAGTTCTTACAAGTACATCAAGTTACCAAAGATAACTTGAAGAAGCTTGTTGTTGATAGCGGCTTCCAGCCCTATGAAGGTGTCTACAAAGACATCCCAAATCCTCCGGCAAAATAA
- a CDS encoding ATP-binding cassette domain-containing protein — protein sequence MQEDTLLTISNVTKQFPGVKALGDVSINIKRGEIHGLCGENGAGKSTLMKILCGVYPYGTYEGKVIYDGQELKLGTSSIMQAIKEGIAIVYQELTLIPKMTVGENIFLGKEPMRGPVVDWNKLYADTASLLKKYKLNVSPYDLVEDLGIGQMQMTEIAKALSENARVLILDEPTSALSEAEVNKLMEILTELKSQGVTCIYISHKLDEFFRITDTVTVLRDGCVVTTQPTKDLSIDQLVSLMVGREMTERFPKGNRKPAEVFLEVKDLHATDPDNPSKKVLKGVNLSLKKGEILGIAGLMGSGRTELVSTIFGEYAHVVKGKIFVDGKEEKINSAREAMELGISLVPEDRKRLGLVLMQTILQNISLPNLDRFSKFMYINKNAELTETIKYSKSLSIKAPSVHVAVESLSGGNQQKVVISKWLMSEPRIFILDDPTRGIDVGAKYEIYKLMNQLAESGFAIIMISSELEEVLGMSDRVMVMWNGRSNGTLDIADATEEKIMARATGVEVVEE from the coding sequence ATGCAAGAGGACACTCTCCTTACCATCTCAAATGTTACAAAGCAGTTTCCAGGTGTTAAAGCTCTTGGTGACGTATCAATAAACATCAAACGCGGAGAAATTCACGGTTTGTGCGGCGAAAATGGCGCTGGCAAATCTACGTTAATGAAAATCCTTTGTGGGGTTTATCCGTATGGTACCTATGAAGGTAAAGTCATCTATGATGGTCAAGAGTTGAAACTCGGAACCAGCTCAATTATGCAAGCCATTAAAGAAGGCATTGCGATTGTCTACCAAGAGTTAACGCTTATTCCTAAAATGACGGTCGGCGAAAACATTTTCCTTGGCAAAGAGCCAATGCGCGGCCCTGTAGTTGATTGGAATAAGCTTTATGCTGATACTGCAAGCTTATTAAAAAAATATAAACTCAACGTTTCGCCTTATGATCTGGTAGAAGATCTTGGCATCGGTCAAATGCAAATGACCGAAATTGCCAAAGCACTATCCGAAAATGCTCGCGTTCTTATTCTTGATGAACCTACATCAGCCCTCTCAGAAGCTGAAGTGAACAAGTTGATGGAAATTCTCACTGAGCTTAAATCACAAGGCGTAACTTGTATTTATATATCACACAAGCTCGATGAATTCTTTCGTATAACCGATACCGTTACCGTTTTACGTGATGGCTGTGTAGTTACCACGCAACCGACCAAAGACCTAAGCATTGATCAGCTAGTAAGCTTAATGGTCGGTCGTGAAATGACCGAACGCTTCCCTAAAGGAAATCGCAAACCTGCTGAAGTGTTTTTAGAAGTTAAAGACCTTCATGCGACCGATCCAGACAACCCAAGCAAAAAAGTGCTAAAAGGCGTTAATTTATCATTAAAAAAGGGTGAGATTTTAGGTATTGCTGGCCTGATGGGCTCTGGTCGTACTGAACTCGTTTCAACTATTTTTGGCGAGTATGCTCATGTAGTTAAAGGTAAAATATTTGTCGATGGCAAAGAAGAAAAAATAAATAGTGCACGCGAGGCTATGGAGCTCGGTATTAGTCTTGTTCCTGAAGATCGTAAACGTTTGGGTTTGGTGTTAATGCAAACCATTTTGCAAAACATCAGTCTCCCAAATCTCGATCGCTTCTCTAAATTTATGTACATCAACAAAAATGCTGAACTTACCGAAACCATTAAGTACTCAAAGAGTTTGTCGATTAAAGCTCCCTCAGTGCATGTGGCGGTTGAGTCACTCTCTGGTGGTAATCAGCAAAAAGTTGTTATTTCGAAGTGGTTAATGTCTGAACCACGAATTTTTATTTTAGATGATCCAACTCGCGGTATCGATGTAGGTGCAAAATACGAAATTTATAAACTTATGAATCAGCTTGCCGAGAGTGGTTTTGCCATAATCATGATCAGCTCTGAACTTGAAGAAGTTTTAGGTATGAGTGATCGGGTTATGGTCATGTGGAATGGCCGTTCAAATGGCACTTTAGATATTGCTGATGCAACTGAAGAAAAAATTATGGCTCGCGCCACTGGCGTTGAAGTCGTTGAGGAATAA